The following are encoded together in the Streptomyces sp. NBC_01465 genome:
- a CDS encoding DUF4235 domain-containing protein encodes MASKKRKMSLCYRPVGMVLGIGGGMIAGALFGRAWKVVGDGREAPDPLDDERAWREVLTAAALHGAIFAVVKAAVDRGGAEGVRRITGRWPA; translated from the coding sequence ATGGCAAGTAAGAAGCGGAAGATGAGCCTGTGCTACCGCCCCGTGGGCATGGTCCTCGGGATCGGCGGCGGCATGATCGCCGGTGCGCTCTTCGGGCGGGCCTGGAAGGTCGTCGGGGACGGACGCGAGGCGCCCGACCCCCTCGACGACGAGCGCGCCTGGCGCGAGGTGCTGACCGCGGCCGCCCTCCACGGGGCGATCTTCGCCGTGGTGAAGGCGGCCGTCGACCGGGGCGGGGCCGAGGGGGTGCGGCGGATCACGGGGCGCTGGCCCGCGTAG
- the dapA gene encoding 4-hydroxy-tetrahydrodipicolinate synthase → MTTPRPFGRALCAMITPFTATGDLDLPAAQKLAARLMSEGCDGLVLNGTTGESPTTSDAEKTALVRAVREAVGATAHVVAGVGSSDTRHTVELAQAAEEAGADGLLVVTPYYSRPPQPALEAHFRRVADATGVPLMLYDIPGRTGTRIEPETMLRLADHPRIAAVKDCAYDLLGSTKVISRTELAYYSGCEEMNLPLYAVGGAGCVSTVANAAPRQVRAVLDAYDKGDTAEATRLNQLLFPLTELMMASGLPGTVTAKALVDAGPVREPLQPAGREASDGLRAAYEELLRA, encoded by the coding sequence ATGACCACACCCCGCCCCTTCGGCCGCGCACTCTGCGCCATGATCACGCCCTTCACCGCAACGGGTGACCTGGACCTGCCGGCCGCGCAGAAGCTGGCCGCCCGCCTGATGTCCGAGGGCTGCGACGGCCTGGTCCTGAACGGCACGACGGGCGAGTCCCCGACGACGAGCGACGCCGAGAAGACGGCGCTGGTGCGGGCGGTGCGCGAGGCGGTGGGCGCGACGGCGCACGTCGTGGCCGGGGTGGGCAGCTCGGACACGCGCCACACGGTGGAGCTGGCGCAGGCGGCCGAAGAGGCGGGCGCGGACGGCCTGTTGGTGGTCACCCCGTACTACAGCCGCCCGCCCCAGCCCGCGCTGGAGGCCCACTTCCGCAGGGTCGCGGACGCGACCGGCGTCCCGCTGATGCTGTACGACATCCCGGGCCGCACGGGCACGCGCATCGAGCCGGAGACGATGCTGCGCCTCGCGGACCACCCGCGGATCGCGGCGGTCAAGGACTGCGCGTACGACCTCCTCGGATCCACGAAGGTCATCTCCCGTACGGAGCTCGCCTATTACTCGGGCTGCGAGGAAATGAACCTGCCCCTGTACGCGGTGGGCGGCGCGGGCTGTGTGAGTACGGTCGCGAACGCGGCCCCGCGGCAGGTGCGCGCCGTGCTCGACGCGTACGACAAGGGCGACACGGCGGAGGCCACCCGCCTCAACCAACTCCTGTTCCCCCTCACGGAGTTGATGATGGCGAGCGGCCTGCCCGGCACGGTCACGGCCAAGGCGCTCGTCGACGCGGGCCCGGTCCGCGAACCGCTGCAGCCCGCCGGGCGCGAGGCGTCCGACGGGCTGCGGGCGGCGTACGAGGAACTGCTCAGGGCCTGA
- a CDS encoding SigE family RNA polymerase sigma factor has protein sequence MNAEGQESFREFVAARSGALLKTAVLLSGGDRHAAEDLLQTALVKAAGRWERIEEPEAYVRQILYRLQVGRWRLRWPRRELTVAEPPERAHGDGAEAAVDLRIVMRRALARLTPRQRAVLVLRYFEDLPEADVARLLGCSVGTVRSTTHRSLARLRAVAPELAPSVARDWKPVEVRP, from the coding sequence ATGAATGCCGAAGGCCAGGAGAGTTTCCGCGAGTTCGTGGCGGCGCGGTCCGGTGCGCTGCTGAAGACCGCCGTCCTGCTCAGCGGCGGCGACCGGCACGCCGCCGAGGACCTCCTGCAGACCGCGCTGGTGAAGGCCGCGGGGCGCTGGGAGCGGATCGAGGAGCCGGAGGCGTACGTACGGCAGATCCTCTACCGGCTGCAGGTCGGCCGGTGGCGACTGCGCTGGCCCCGAAGGGAGCTGACGGTCGCGGAGCCGCCCGAGCGGGCGCACGGGGACGGCGCCGAAGCCGCCGTCGACCTGCGCATCGTCATGCGGCGCGCGCTCGCACGGCTGACGCCGCGCCAGCGCGCGGTGCTGGTGCTGCGGTACTTCGAGGATCTGCCCGAGGCGGACGTGGCCCGGCTGCTCGGGTGTTCCGTCGGCACCGTACGCAGCACCACCCACCGCTCGCTGGCCCGGCTGCGGGCCGTCGCGCCGGAGCTCGCCCCGTCCGTCGCGCGTGACTGGAAGCCTGTGGAGGTACGCCCGTGA
- the dapD gene encoding 2,3,4,5-tetrahydropyridine-2,6-dicarboxylate N-succinyltransferase, with amino-acid sequence MTESISQVPSRSTGAVAAGLATLTSDGTVLDTWYPAPELTAEPGPAGTERLSAEQAVELLGAGAAKAIGADARRGVEVVAVRTVIASVDDKPLDAHDVYLRLHLLSHRLVKPHGVNLDGQFGFLANVAWTSLGPVAVDDVETVRLNARAEGLHLQVTSIDKFPRMTDYVAPKGVRIADADRVRLGAHLAEGTTVMHEGFVNFNAGTLGTSMVEGRISAGVVVGNGSDIGGGASTMGTLSGGGNVRIVIGERCLVGAEAGVGIALGDECVVEAGLYVTAGTRVTLPDGQIVKARELNGASNILFRRNSVTGKVEARPNNAVWGGLNEVLHSHN; translated from the coding sequence ATGACCGAATCGATTTCTCAGGTTCCCTCCCGCTCCACCGGCGCCGTCGCCGCCGGCCTCGCCACCCTCACCTCCGACGGCACTGTCCTCGACACCTGGTACCCCGCGCCCGAGCTCACCGCAGAGCCCGGACCGGCCGGCACCGAGCGGCTGAGCGCCGAGCAGGCCGTCGAGCTGCTGGGTGCGGGCGCCGCAAAGGCGATCGGTGCCGACGCCCGTCGTGGTGTCGAGGTCGTCGCCGTCCGTACGGTCATCGCCTCGGTCGACGACAAGCCCCTGGACGCGCACGACGTGTACCTGCGTCTGCACCTGCTCTCCCACCGCCTGGTCAAGCCGCACGGCGTGAACCTGGACGGCCAGTTCGGCTTCCTCGCCAACGTCGCCTGGACCTCGCTCGGCCCGGTCGCCGTCGACGACGTCGAGACCGTACGGCTCAACGCGCGCGCCGAGGGCCTCCACCTCCAGGTGACGTCCATCGACAAGTTCCCGCGGATGACGGACTACGTCGCCCCCAAGGGCGTCCGCATCGCCGACGCCGACCGCGTCCGCCTCGGCGCGCACCTCGCCGAGGGCACCACCGTCATGCACGAGGGCTTCGTCAACTTCAACGCCGGCACGCTCGGCACCTCCATGGTCGAGGGCCGCATCTCCGCCGGGGTCGTCGTCGGCAACGGCTCAGACATCGGCGGCGGCGCCTCCACCATGGGCACGCTCTCGGGCGGCGGCAACGTCCGGATCGTCATCGGCGAGCGCTGCCTCGTCGGCGCGGAGGCGGGTGTCGGGATCGCGCTCGGCGACGAGTGCGTCGTCGAGGCCGGTCTGTACGTCACCGCCGGTACGCGCGTCACGCTGCCCGACGGCCAGATCGTCAAGGCCCGCGAGCTCAACGGCGCATCGAACATCCTCTTCCGCCGCAACTCGGTGACCGGCAAGGTCGAGGCCCGCCCGAACAACGCGGTCTGGGGCGGCCTCAACGAGGTGCTCCACAGCCACAACTGA
- a CDS encoding MFS transporter: MKTVREIPRTVRLLAFGLFFNAAVAFTFIYLFVYLTGERGLPVARAGVLSGIGGIGMIAGNFTGGWYGDRWGHRRVLLAASACSGAGLIALPALPTPALFAVLPLCQYASGVVRAANSALVAVSVPEGSRRQGFAVMRLASNAGFTVGAPLGALVAASLSYTWLFVLDGIGSLLFAAYASRVLPAQGAHRTRAAHDPQAPGVWRELKARPTVLLLLVTIFCADIVYRQLFSTVPVFLGDHGVSTAVYGWVIAINGGLILCLELPATVALRKRAPLAVVGSGLMLVGLGYAALILGATVAVAVAMMVLLTAGEILYKTPATAYVADQAPDHAQGRFQSLYAGVSVSGVVLAPPLGGALYSAAPGALWPLSAVIAGAAGAVLVVAGRSAGRRAVPARPAVETGSPRQPASG; this comes from the coding sequence CTGAAGACCGTGCGGGAGATACCGAGAACCGTCCGGCTGCTGGCCTTCGGTCTCTTCTTCAACGCAGCCGTCGCCTTCACCTTCATCTACCTCTTCGTCTATCTGACCGGGGAGCGCGGCCTGCCGGTCGCCCGCGCGGGCGTGCTCAGCGGCATCGGCGGCATCGGGATGATCGCGGGCAACTTCACCGGGGGCTGGTACGGCGACCGGTGGGGCCACCGCCGCGTCCTCCTCGCCGCCTCCGCATGCAGCGGGGCCGGCCTCATCGCGCTGCCCGCCCTGCCGACCCCCGCGCTCTTCGCCGTCCTCCCGCTCTGTCAGTACGCCTCGGGCGTGGTCCGCGCCGCCAACTCCGCGCTCGTCGCGGTCTCCGTCCCCGAGGGGAGCCGCCGCCAGGGCTTCGCGGTGATGCGGCTCGCGAGCAACGCGGGGTTCACCGTCGGGGCGCCGCTCGGGGCGCTGGTCGCCGCCTCGCTCTCGTACACCTGGCTCTTCGTCCTCGACGGCATCGGCAGTCTGCTCTTCGCCGCGTACGCCTCCCGCGTGCTGCCCGCGCAAGGGGCCCACCGGACCCGCGCCGCACACGACCCCCAAGCACCGGGCGTCTGGCGGGAGTTGAAGGCGCGGCCCACCGTCCTGCTCCTCCTCGTCACCATCTTCTGCGCGGACATCGTCTACCGGCAGCTCTTCTCCACCGTGCCCGTCTTCCTCGGCGACCACGGCGTCTCCACCGCCGTCTACGGCTGGGTGATCGCGATCAACGGCGGACTGATCCTCTGCCTGGAACTCCCGGCCACCGTCGCCCTGCGCAAACGCGCCCCGCTCGCCGTCGTCGGCTCCGGCCTGATGCTGGTCGGCCTCGGCTACGCCGCACTGATCCTGGGGGCGACCGTGGCGGTGGCCGTCGCCATGATGGTGCTGCTCACCGCGGGCGAGATCCTCTACAAGACCCCGGCCACCGCGTACGTCGCCGACCAGGCGCCCGACCACGCCCAGGGCCGCTTCCAGTCCCTGTACGCGGGAGTCTCGGTCAGCGGTGTCGTCCTCGCCCCGCCGCTCGGCGGCGCGCTGTACTCGGCCGCGCCCGGTGCGCTGTGGCCGCTGAGCGCCGTGATCGCCGGGGCGGCGGGCGCGGTCCTGGTCGTCGCGGGACGGTCGGCGGGCCGGAGGGCCGTACCGGCGCGACCGGCCGTCGAGACCGGTTCGCCTCGGCAGCCCGCCTCCGGTTAG
- a CDS encoding winged helix-turn-helix transcriptional regulator, translating into MPQRTSLNDADCAIAQALDVVGDWWTLLIVRDTARGVHRFDALQRELGMSRKVLTERLKLLVDAGVLLREPYQERPPRHEYRLTPRGRALLPVLIALQDWGDAWVLGEGETMATTTEASQEAARVHALIGTRVPEIQLLDYDGELRDPVSQDTAHTVLYCFPSAYARRDAYPPGWAGIPGASGCTLESCTYRDQLAEFTAAGASVHGVSTQRPDEQRAFADKEQLRFPLLSDADLTLAAALRLPTFRASGVSRLKRLTLVVDRDRTIREAIYPITDIEASVQAALAAVRR; encoded by the coding sequence ATGCCGCAACGCACCAGCCTCAACGACGCCGACTGCGCGATCGCCCAGGCCCTGGACGTCGTCGGCGACTGGTGGACGCTGCTGATCGTGCGCGACACGGCGCGCGGGGTGCACCGCTTCGACGCGCTCCAGCGGGAGCTGGGCATGTCGCGCAAGGTGCTCACCGAGCGGCTGAAGCTCCTGGTCGACGCGGGCGTGCTCCTCCGCGAGCCGTACCAGGAGCGCCCGCCGCGCCACGAGTACCGGCTCACTCCGCGCGGCCGCGCCCTGCTGCCTGTACTGATCGCACTCCAGGACTGGGGAGACGCCTGGGTGCTGGGAGAGGGAGAGACGATGGCGACGACGACGGAGGCCTCGCAGGAGGCCGCACGGGTGCACGCACTGATCGGCACACGCGTACCGGAGATCCAACTCCTCGACTACGACGGCGAGTTGCGCGACCCGGTGTCGCAGGACACCGCACACACGGTGCTGTACTGCTTCCCCAGCGCGTACGCCCGCCGCGACGCCTACCCGCCCGGCTGGGCCGGGATCCCGGGCGCCTCGGGGTGCACGCTCGAATCGTGCACGTACCGCGACCAGCTCGCGGAGTTCACGGCGGCGGGCGCGAGCGTCCACGGCGTCTCCACCCAACGCCCGGACGAGCAGCGGGCGTTCGCCGACAAGGAGCAGCTGCGCTTCCCGCTCCTGTCGGACGCGGACCTCACGCTGGCCGCGGCGCTGCGCCTGCCGACGTTCCGGGCGTCCGGGGTGAGCCGGCTCAAGCGCCTCACGCTGGTGGTGGACCGCGACCGTACGATCCGCGAGGCGATCTACCCGATCACCGACATCGAGGCGAGCGTCCAGGCCGCCCTCGCCGCCGTCAGGCGATGA
- a CDS encoding TetR/AcrR family transcriptional regulator, protein MARRFDPDRRQRIIDAAIRVVGEKGIAGLSHRSAAAEADVPLGSTTYHFKTLDELMVAALRQVNGEPQTAVEGWERILGEDDGPLADRITRLLGRLVGGDRSRMLLEYELYLAGLRREALRPVAAEWLDGLVEVIGAYVDSPATARALVALIDGLLIQLLLTGREFDADETREMLARVIA, encoded by the coding sequence ATGGCCCGCCGCTTCGACCCCGACCGCCGTCAGCGCATCATCGACGCCGCGATCCGCGTCGTGGGCGAGAAGGGGATCGCCGGGCTGAGTCATCGCTCCGCCGCCGCCGAGGCCGATGTGCCGCTCGGCTCGACGACGTACCACTTCAAGACCCTCGACGAGCTGATGGTGGCTGCTCTGCGGCAGGTCAACGGCGAGCCGCAGACCGCCGTCGAGGGCTGGGAGCGGATCCTCGGCGAGGACGACGGGCCGCTCGCCGACCGGATCACCCGGCTGCTCGGCCGCCTCGTCGGGGGCGACCGCAGCCGGATGCTCCTGGAGTACGAGCTCTACCTCGCGGGCCTGCGCCGCGAGGCCCTGCGGCCGGTCGCGGCGGAGTGGCTGGACGGGCTCGTCGAGGTGATCGGCGCGTACGTCGACTCACCCGCCACCGCCCGTGCGCTCGTTGCGCTCATCGACGGGCTGCTCATCCAACTCCTGCTCACCGGGCGGGAGTTCGACGCCGACGAGACCCGCGAGATGCTCGCCCGCGTCATCGCCTGA
- a CDS encoding DMT family transporter yields MPYVLLAAAIAAEVGGTTAMKYSEGFSKLWPSLITVGGYVLAFALLAQVLKSMSVGTAYAIWAGIGTAAIAAIGMVFMGESASAAKLAGIALVIGGVVLLNLGGSH; encoded by the coding sequence ATGCCATACGTACTGCTGGCCGCGGCCATCGCGGCAGAGGTCGGCGGGACCACCGCCATGAAGTACAGCGAGGGCTTCAGCAAGCTGTGGCCCTCGCTGATCACCGTCGGGGGCTACGTCCTCGCCTTCGCGCTCCTCGCCCAGGTCCTCAAGTCCATGTCCGTGGGCACCGCCTACGCGATCTGGGCCGGAATCGGCACCGCCGCCATCGCCGCCATCGGCATGGTCTTCATGGGGGAGTCGGCGAGCGCCGCCAAGCTCGCGGGCATCGCGCTCGTCATCGGCGGGGTGGTCCTGCTCAATCTCGGCGGCTCCCACTGA
- a CDS encoding MFS transporter, translating into MLVAEIMDLLDASIVNVAGPALEESLGASSVGLQWVIGGYALTLGAGLILGGRLGDRYGRRRMFLAGLFSFTATSLLCALAPNIEWLIVFRLLQGTAGAMLLPQGLGLLRENFSGPELTKVFGIFGPVLGLGGIVGPVLGGGLISGDFFGLGWRLVFLVNLPIGVAALVLAWIFVPKRPGDRTVVVDTMGAALVAVSCGLLVLPLNQGQEAGWPLWTWLCMAASCAGFAAFAVQQRRTAARGREPLVTPALLRKPAFTVGLGGIALFFGGLVGSQLVLTLFLQIGQHFTAGEAGLGNLPLAVGTAIGGAVSGAFLAERIGRAVLQVGPLVQLVGAWLLWYELDHLGTSFTIWDIAPGVTVAGIGAGMVIAALFSFILAAVDDNEIGSASGVLSAVQSIGGSVGVAVFGSVFFARAKTGDFTGGFHRALLVQSALLLVFLALTVLLPKKARPEETMHAGAGEAEKAGAAV; encoded by the coding sequence ATGCTCGTCGCGGAGATCATGGATCTGCTGGACGCGTCGATCGTCAATGTGGCGGGCCCGGCCCTGGAGGAGTCCCTCGGCGCGAGCTCCGTCGGCCTGCAGTGGGTGATCGGCGGGTACGCCCTCACGCTGGGCGCAGGCCTGATCCTGGGCGGCCGGCTCGGCGACCGTTACGGGCGGCGCCGGATGTTCCTCGCCGGGCTGTTCTCCTTCACCGCGACCTCCCTCCTCTGCGCGCTCGCGCCGAACATCGAGTGGCTGATCGTCTTCCGGCTGCTGCAGGGCACCGCCGGTGCGATGCTCCTGCCGCAGGGACTCGGTCTGCTGCGCGAGAACTTCTCCGGACCCGAACTCACCAAGGTCTTCGGCATCTTCGGGCCCGTGCTCGGCCTCGGCGGAATCGTGGGCCCCGTCCTGGGCGGCGGTCTGATCTCGGGCGACTTCTTCGGGCTCGGCTGGCGGCTGGTCTTCCTGGTCAACCTGCCCATCGGAGTGGCCGCGCTGGTCCTCGCGTGGATCTTCGTACCGAAGAGGCCGGGCGACCGCACCGTCGTCGTCGACACCATGGGCGCCGCCCTCGTCGCCGTCTCCTGCGGACTGCTGGTCCTGCCCCTCAACCAGGGGCAGGAGGCGGGCTGGCCGCTGTGGACCTGGCTCTGCATGGCCGCCTCGTGCGCCGGCTTCGCGGCCTTCGCCGTACAGCAGCGGCGCACCGCGGCGCGCGGCCGCGAGCCCCTGGTGACGCCCGCGCTGCTGCGCAAGCCCGCCTTCACCGTCGGGCTCGGCGGCATCGCCCTCTTCTTCGGCGGTCTGGTCGGCAGCCAGCTCGTCCTCACCCTCTTCCTGCAGATCGGCCAGCACTTCACCGCAGGTGAGGCGGGTCTTGGCAATCTGCCGCTGGCCGTCGGCACCGCGATCGGCGGTGCGGTCAGCGGGGCGTTCCTGGCCGAGCGGATCGGCCGGGCGGTGCTGCAGGTCGGGCCGCTCGTCCAGCTCGTGGGCGCCTGGCTGCTCTGGTACGAACTCGACCACCTCGGCACGTCGTTCACGATCTGGGACATCGCCCCCGGTGTGACCGTGGCCGGAATCGGCGCGGGCATGGTGATCGCGGCGCTCTTCAGCTTCATCCTGGCCGCCGTCGACGACAACGAGATCGGCTCCGCCTCCGGGGTGCTCTCCGCGGTGCAGTCCATCGGCGGCTCGGTCGGAGTGGCCGTCTTCGGCTCCGTCTTCTTCGCCCGCGCCAAGACCGGCGACTTCACGGGCGGCTTCCACCGGGCGCTGCTCGTGCAGTCGGCCCTGCTGCTGGTCTTCCTTGCGCTCACCGTGCTGCTGCCGAAGAAGGCGCGGCCCGAGGAGACGATGCACGCCGGTGCGGGCGAGGCGGAGAAGGCGGGTGCGGCGGTCTGA
- a CDS encoding MarR family winged helix-turn-helix transcriptional regulator: MDVQEPAVEAATIRDRLRQLTLRQQRFERYLGRRLGVDPAGLAVMDHLVNVGPATPSELARHLSASTAAMTLVIDRLAAGGHVSREPHPTDRRKVVVTPAGHWEEEAYQYVEPLIKGVAEATAAMTPEERAAVAGFLERMAVAYDGATPP; encoded by the coding sequence ATGGATGTCCAAGAGCCCGCAGTGGAAGCGGCCACGATCCGCGACCGGCTGCGTCAACTGACGCTCAGGCAGCAGCGGTTCGAGCGGTATCTGGGCCGGCGGCTGGGGGTCGACCCCGCAGGGCTCGCGGTGATGGACCACCTGGTCAACGTCGGACCGGCGACACCCAGCGAGCTCGCCCGCCATCTCTCCGCGTCGACCGCGGCCATGACCCTGGTGATCGACCGGCTCGCGGCGGGCGGCCATGTGAGCAGGGAGCCGCACCCCACCGACCGCAGGAAGGTGGTCGTCACTCCCGCCGGGCACTGGGAGGAGGAGGCGTACCAGTACGTGGAACCCCTGATCAAGGGGGTCGCCGAAGCCACCGCGGCGATGACCCCCGAGGAGCGGGCCGCGGTGGCGGGCTTTCTGGAGCGGATGGCCGTCGCCTACGACGGGGCGACACCACCCTGA
- a CDS encoding GNAT family N-acetyltransferase produces the protein MNSDEVRAVFDRQMRRETAGDGPGVRVEYTDGVVRQTGGDGDWNGVLWSELTEDGADAVIAAQVKHFGALGLEFEWKLYSHDTPHDLGARLAAAGFVPEPEEALMVAEVVEQPTEVRLPDGVRLLTVTDAEGVRLMGEAHDQAFDSDSAKLRHQVLTQLETDPEGIVVVVAMAGDRPVCAARIEFQEGTDFASLWGGGTAPEWRGKGIYKALVAHRAGIAAERGYRYLQVDASDDSRPILQRLGFTRLSTTTPYVHGA, from the coding sequence ATGAACAGTGATGAGGTACGTGCGGTCTTCGACCGGCAGATGCGCAGGGAGACTGCGGGCGACGGCCCCGGTGTACGGGTGGAGTACACGGACGGTGTCGTACGGCAGACGGGTGGGGACGGCGACTGGAACGGCGTCCTCTGGTCGGAGCTGACCGAGGACGGCGCGGACGCGGTCATCGCGGCCCAGGTGAAGCACTTCGGGGCGCTCGGCCTGGAGTTCGAGTGGAAGCTCTACTCGCACGACACCCCCCATGACCTGGGGGCGCGGCTCGCGGCGGCCGGGTTCGTGCCGGAGCCCGAGGAGGCGCTGATGGTGGCGGAGGTGGTGGAGCAGCCGACGGAGGTCCGACTGCCGGACGGCGTACGGCTGTTGACCGTCACGGACGCGGAGGGCGTACGGCTCATGGGCGAGGCCCACGACCAGGCCTTCGACTCCGACAGCGCGAAGCTCCGGCACCAGGTGCTGACCCAGCTGGAGACCGACCCGGAGGGGATCGTCGTGGTGGTGGCCATGGCGGGTGACCGACCGGTGTGCGCGGCGCGGATCGAGTTCCAGGAGGGGACGGACTTCGCGAGCCTGTGGGGCGGCGGGACGGCCCCGGAGTGGCGGGGCAAGGGGATCTACAAGGCGCTGGTCGCGCACCGGGCCGGGATCGCCGCCGAGCGCGGCTACCGCTATCTGCAGGTCGACGCCTCCGACGACAGCCGCCCGATCCTGCAGCGCCTTGGCTTCACCCGGCTCAGCACGACCACGCCCTACGTGCACGGGGCATAG
- a CDS encoding nucleoside hydrolase encodes MDRSPIILDSDPGLDDAVALQYLLGTGLWDLKAFTAVAGNVPLDHTYRNARALARALRIDGDVPVHRGVGRTFSRISPDSGGFHGENGLGDEIIPDSTAPHQTESAVQAILRLSKQYEGELTLVATGPLTNVAAALIEDPALAHRLKKLVFMGGAVRTGNITPVAEFNVWADPEATDIVVSSGAPYTMVGLDATHAWRFTQGDLDTLVEAGPGMELTANLMRHYLKSYDTNAGEPDCPLHDPLAVGVAADESFVTAAEGTVVVECGSELTRGQTVFLPAGEARTYAYSDTIKDRARHTGRVALGKGPRNFSAHFTETLLRWPSAIG; translated from the coding sequence GTGGACCGCTCCCCGATCATCCTGGACAGCGACCCGGGTCTCGACGACGCCGTCGCTCTGCAGTACCTCCTGGGCACGGGACTGTGGGACCTCAAGGCCTTCACCGCGGTCGCCGGCAACGTCCCTCTGGACCACACGTACCGCAACGCCCGCGCCCTGGCCCGCGCCCTGCGCATCGACGGCGACGTCCCCGTGCACCGCGGCGTCGGCCGCACCTTCAGCCGCATCAGCCCCGACTCCGGCGGCTTCCACGGCGAGAACGGCCTCGGCGACGAGATCATCCCCGACTCCACGGCGCCCCACCAGACCGAGTCCGCGGTCCAGGCGATCCTGCGCCTCTCCAAGCAGTACGAGGGCGAGCTCACCCTCGTCGCCACGGGCCCGCTGACGAACGTCGCCGCGGCCCTCATCGAGGACCCCGCCCTCGCCCACCGCCTCAAGAAGCTGGTCTTCATGGGTGGTGCCGTACGCACCGGAAACATCACGCCCGTCGCCGAGTTCAACGTCTGGGCCGACCCCGAGGCCACCGACATCGTGGTCAGCTCGGGAGCCCCGTACACGATGGTCGGCCTCGACGCGACGCACGCCTGGCGCTTCACCCAGGGCGACCTGGACACCCTCGTCGAGGCGGGCCCCGGCATGGAGCTCACCGCCAACCTGATGCGCCACTACCTCAAGTCGTACGACACGAACGCGGGCGAGCCCGACTGCCCCCTGCACGACCCCCTCGCGGTGGGCGTGGCCGCCGACGAATCGTTCGTCACGGCGGCCGAGGGCACGGTCGTGGTGGAGTGCGGCAGCGAACTGACCCGGGGCCAGACGGTCTTCCTCCCGGCCGGCGAGGCCCGCACCTACGCGTACAGCGACACCATCAAGGACCGCGCCCGCCACACGGGTCGCGTCGCGCTCGGCAAGGGTCCGCGCAACTTCAGCGCCCACTTCACCGAGACGCTGCTGCGCTGGCCTTCGGCGATCGGCTAG
- a CDS encoding helix-turn-helix transcriptional regulator — MTSRPTEEQRRSDLARLRRIRDRIDREYAQPLDVEALARGEHMSAGHLSRAFKTAYGESPYGYLMTRRIERAMALLRRGDLSVTEVCFTVGCSSLGTFSTRFTELVGVPPSAYKRDPDRTPAGMPSCVAKQVTRPIRNQEARPPTPN, encoded by the coding sequence GTGACCAGCAGACCCACCGAGGAACAGCGCCGGAGCGACCTCGCCCGGCTGCGCCGCATCCGCGACCGGATCGACCGGGAGTACGCGCAGCCGCTGGACGTCGAGGCGCTCGCCCGCGGAGAGCACATGTCCGCGGGCCACCTCAGCCGCGCGTTCAAGACCGCCTACGGCGAATCCCCGTACGGCTATCTCATGACGCGCCGCATCGAGCGCGCGATGGCCCTGCTGCGCCGCGGCGACCTCAGCGTCACGGAGGTCTGCTTCACGGTGGGCTGCTCCTCGCTCGGCACCTTCAGCACCCGCTTCACCGAACTGGTCGGCGTGCCGCCCAGCGCCTACAAGCGCGATCCGGACCGCACACCCGCGGGGATGCCGTCGTGCGTGGCCAAGCAAGTCACGCGACCGATCAGGAATCAAGAAGCGCGGCCGCCGACCCCGAATTAG
- a CDS encoding VOC family protein, whose protein sequence is MSDSATQGIKTVLHPVSDLAAAKAVYSALLGTEPTVDSEYYVGFDAAGQHIGLVPSGPQGPTQSVAYWHVPDIEAKLAEVTAAGATIKEPTRDVGNGRLVATVTDPDGNLLGLLQDS, encoded by the coding sequence ATGAGCGACTCGGCCACCCAGGGCATCAAGACCGTGCTGCACCCCGTCTCCGACCTGGCGGCGGCGAAGGCGGTCTACTCCGCGCTGCTCGGCACGGAGCCGACGGTCGACTCGGAGTACTACGTCGGCTTCGACGCCGCGGGCCAGCACATCGGCCTGGTGCCCAGCGGCCCGCAGGGGCCGACGCAGTCCGTGGCGTACTGGCACGTCCCGGACATCGAGGCAAAGCTCGCCGAAGTGACCGCCGCGGGTGCCACCATCAAGGAGCCCACGCGCGACGTCGGCAACGGCCGCCTGGTGGCCACCGTCACCGACCCCGACGGCAACCTCCTCGGGCTCCTCCAGGACAGCTGA